From a region of the Cenarchaeum symbiont of Oopsacas minuta genome:
- a CDS encoding NUDIX hydrolase — protein sequence MKQIKQTSAGAVIYRDLLDGREYLLLRYLGGHWDFVKGKIETGETLKDTVIRETQEETGICDLVLMDGFEDEIYYRFKHEGTLIEKRVVFYLANTKTKKIVISDEHLDYAWMGMDDALNRLTYDNARFVLYRANKKLSSI from the coding sequence ATGAAACAGATCAAACAAACTTCTGCTGGTGCTGTCATATACAGAGATCTGCTAGATGGAAGAGAATATCTACTATTGAGGTATCTTGGTGGGCACTGGGATTTTGTAAAAGGCAAGATCGAGACAGGCGAAACACTCAAAGATACAGTCATTAGAGAAACACAAGAAGAGACTGGAATATGTGATCTTGTCCTTATGGATGGATTTGAGGATGAGATATACTATCGATTCAAACACGAGGGTACATTGATAGAAAAACGCGTCGTATTTTATCTTGCAAACACCAAAACCAAAAAAATAGTGATATCTGATGAACACCTAGATTACGCATGGATGGGAATGGATGATGCCCTGAATAGACTCACATATGATAACGCACGCTTTGTTTTGTACCGTGCTAACAAGAAATTATCCTCTATTTAG
- a CDS encoding orotidine 5-phosphate decarboxylase: protein MHDCLILACDYTVGTRAIKSKIQNTIKLVKDHICAIKINFHLLLSINPSEIIAINSAAHRFGVTCIADIKLNDIGNTNTVALDCLEKMGFDAVIANPIMGKKALATLTLQAHRRHMGVISLCHMSAPEAKEAYETPVKGNKQLYELFLNWAAYAKVDGIIVGATYPKIISNCKKKFPRVAIYSPGVGVQGGDPQKALKSGTKYIITGRSIINSSNPVKKAKIILNRG, encoded by the coding sequence TTGCACGATTGTCTCATTCTTGCGTGTGATTATACTGTTGGTACTAGGGCAATAAAATCAAAGATCCAAAATACGATCAAATTGGTCAAAGATCACATATGCGCCATAAAAATAAATTTTCATCTGCTCTTGAGCATAAATCCATCTGAAATTATAGCGATAAACTCTGCTGCGCACAGATTTGGTGTGACTTGTATTGCAGACATAAAGCTAAACGACATTGGGAATACAAACACAGTCGCTCTAGACTGTCTAGAGAAGATGGGTTTTGATGCAGTGATTGCAAATCCAATAATGGGTAAAAAAGCACTTGCCACACTAACATTGCAAGCACATCGTCGCCACATGGGTGTAATATCATTGTGCCACATGAGCGCGCCTGAAGCCAAAGAGGCGTATGAGACTCCCGTAAAAGGGAACAAGCAGCTGTATGAGCTGTTTCTAAACTGGGCCGCATATGCAAAAGTAGACGGTATTATAGTAGGTGCCACATATCCAAAAATAATCAGCAATTGCAAGAAAAAATTTCCGCGTGTTGCCATATACTCTCCTGGAGTTGGAGTTCAAGGTGGTGATCCTCAAAAAGCTCTCAAATCTGGGACAAAATACATCATAACTGGTAGAAGTATCATAAATTCATCAAACCCCGTAAAAAAAGCTAAAATTATTCTAAATAGAGGATAA
- a CDS encoding Adenylosuccinate synthetase — MPTTVVVGGFFGDEGKGKIISHLVLADSPHIVVRGGAGPNAGHTIKHEGRTFKVRMLPSGFLNKSSDIMIGPGVVVDPDVLFKEIASIGAEDRTYIDANCGIIEDVHKSKDTQGQLKEKIGSTGSGTGPANAARAMRVLKMAEQFEPLKKYIIDVPARINKSLDKNENVLVEGTQGTFLSLWHGTYPYVTSKDVTASGICADVGIGPTRVDEVMVIFKSYVTRVGTGPLEGELSEEEISKRRWGEFGTVTGRARRAAEFNFDLAKRAVMLNGATQIAITKMDVLFPECAHINDYASMPQSVKNFIENIEEKLRVPVTLVGTGPSSIDIVDRRDTL; from the coding sequence GTGCCGACAACAGTTGTAGTTGGGGGATTTTTTGGAGACGAAGGAAAAGGCAAAATTATATCCCATTTGGTATTGGCAGATTCTCCACATATAGTAGTACGTGGTGGAGCAGGGCCCAATGCAGGACACACGATAAAACACGAAGGGAGAACATTCAAGGTAAGAATGCTCCCAAGCGGTTTTCTAAACAAATCATCAGATATAATGATAGGGCCTGGGGTAGTTGTAGATCCAGACGTACTTTTTAAAGAGATTGCAAGTATTGGAGCAGAAGATAGAACGTACATTGATGCCAACTGTGGCATTATAGAAGATGTCCATAAATCTAAAGATACCCAAGGGCAACTAAAAGAAAAGATAGGTAGTACTGGTTCAGGAACAGGTCCTGCTAATGCGGCACGAGCCATGAGAGTTTTAAAGATGGCAGAACAGTTTGAACCACTGAAAAAATACATAATCGATGTGCCTGCAAGAATAAACAAATCTCTTGACAAAAATGAGAATGTTCTTGTAGAAGGGACACAGGGAACGTTTCTTTCACTGTGGCATGGTACCTATCCATATGTTACATCAAAGGACGTGACTGCCTCTGGAATATGTGCCGATGTAGGTATCGGACCTACTAGGGTTGATGAAGTAATGGTCATCTTCAAATCATACGTAACTAGGGTAGGTACTGGTCCCCTAGAAGGTGAGTTGAGTGAGGAAGAGATTAGCAAGCGTCGATGGGGTGAATTTGGCACGGTAACTGGTAGAGCTAGGCGCGCAGCAGAGTTTAATTTTGATCTAGCAAAGCGCGCAGTCATGTTAAATGGAGCCACGCAGATAGCCATAACAAAGATGGATGTACTCTTTCCCGAGTGTGCACACATTAATGACTATGCAAGTATGCCACAGAGTGTAAAAAATTTCATAGAGAATATAGAAGAAAAACTACGCGTGCCTGTTACACTTGTAGGCACAGGTCCATCCTCTATCGATATTGTTGACAGACGTGATACATTATAG
- a CDS encoding Iron traffic domain-containing protein: MPRICTKCKAEISDDQELDHRANSYPCCMKCWAEWMEYRVMVMNEMRLDMSMADHRKVLKKQEKIFVGVLDPDGNVPDFIDKDNRNPDA; the protein is encoded by the coding sequence TTGCCTAGAATATGTACAAAATGTAAAGCCGAAATATCAGATGATCAGGAATTAGATCATAGGGCTAATTCATATCCGTGTTGTATGAAATGTTGGGCAGAATGGATGGAATATCGTGTGATGGTAATGAATGAGATGAGACTCGACATGTCCATGGCAGATCACCGCAAAGTACTCAAAAAACAAGAGAAGATATTTGTTGGTGTGCTAGATCCTGATGGCAACGTTCCCGACTTTATCGATAAAGATAACCGCAATCCAGATGCCTAA
- a CDS encoding putative membrane protein, giving the protein MEYLLENILNMIGFLVGISVGLVSFFGYKNTGSPVLFRMSIAFLSIGIGFFIIWMGYLFKDLLLHQDHIDRSVQTLGIAVQTIGYFFIAFSHGIKLFFPKNRALRSVAAFPLLISGTHIEHVLRSVSFIFLVYGAIETILSYANTKKKSVFFVAGGLTMLAFGEFIAWYSVLFPESSLYNISVLIKIAGLISLFIPVGRVSLRRVSMNKSG; this is encoded by the coding sequence ATGGAATATCTTTTAGAGAACATATTAAATATGATCGGATTCCTAGTGGGAATAAGCGTTGGACTCGTGTCATTTTTCGGATACAAAAACACAGGCAGTCCAGTTCTCTTTCGTATGTCAATAGCGTTTTTGTCAATTGGCATAGGATTTTTTATAATTTGGATGGGATATCTTTTCAAAGATCTATTGTTGCATCAAGATCATATTGATAGATCTGTGCAGACACTTGGAATTGCAGTACAAACAATCGGATATTTTTTTATAGCATTCTCTCATGGAATAAAGTTATTTTTTCCAAAAAATCGTGCACTTCGTTCCGTTGCTGCATTTCCACTATTGATATCAGGAACGCATATAGAACATGTGCTACGTTCGGTCTCGTTCATATTCTTAGTATATGGAGCTATAGAAACTATACTCTCATATGCAAATACGAAAAAAAAGAGTGTATTTTTTGTAGCTGGCGGACTTACAATGCTAGCGTTTGGAGAGTTTATCGCGTGGTATTCAGTTCTCTTTCCAGAATCATCTCTTTACAACATCTCAGTACTAATCAAGATTGCAGGTCTAATATCCCTCTTTATACCAGTAGGTCGTGTCTCTCTTCGTAGGGTAAGCATGAATAAATCTGGTTAG
- a CDS encoding transcriptional regulator yields the protein MTEHRSQMRVVGDILFTARDQMQDEHGVGVTLLVRRANIPYTRISRILYTLVSQGLLEQTDSGGACRYKVSGIGKEFLVEYQKFNSFAEDYGMAI from the coding sequence ATGACAGAGCATAGATCCCAGATGCGAGTAGTGGGGGATATTTTGTTTACTGCACGCGATCAGATGCAAGATGAACATGGCGTGGGAGTTACGCTACTTGTAAGACGTGCAAACATACCATATACACGCATATCTAGAATACTTTATACGTTAGTTTCGCAAGGACTGCTTGAACAGACTGACTCGGGAGGCGCGTGTAGATACAAAGTAAGTGGAATAGGTAAAGAATTTCTAGTTGAATATCAAAAATTTAACAGCTTTGCTGAAGACTATGGAATGGCCATTTAA
- a CDS encoding Sua5/YciO/YrdC/YwlC family protein has product MAQTVCTCGIDGVNKAHKAISFGGVIIFPTDTVYGIACSPYEKNAIRRVYKIKGRSATKHLPVLADSYKDLENFCKFDSRHKKMAEKFWPGPITMVVKLLDKDIAKAMDLVDTIAVRVPSGECARSVLAACGPLACTSANISGSPSAINYEQCSNLDADVGLDGGTVKGGIESTIIDVARDKLHILRKGPVLEKEVYSTWED; this is encoded by the coding sequence GTGGCACAAACTGTTTGTACATGTGGAATCGACGGTGTAAATAAAGCACACAAGGCTATCTCTTTTGGTGGAGTGATAATATTTCCAACCGATACAGTATATGGTATCGCATGTAGTCCATATGAAAAAAATGCCATAAGGCGTGTATACAAAATAAAAGGTAGGTCTGCGACCAAACATCTGCCAGTATTAGCTGATTCGTATAAAGATCTTGAAAACTTTTGCAAGTTTGATTCAAGACATAAAAAAATGGCAGAAAAATTCTGGCCTGGACCTATAACAATGGTGGTGAAACTTTTGGATAAAGATATAGCAAAAGCTATGGATCTTGTAGATACAATTGCAGTCAGAGTTCCATCTGGAGAATGTGCAAGATCTGTTCTTGCAGCATGTGGACCACTTGCATGCACTAGTGCAAATATTTCAGGTAGTCCATCGGCTATCAACTATGAACAATGCTCTAATCTAGATGCTGACGTGGGTCTTGATGGGGGAACTGTGAAAGGAGGAATCGAATCTACTATAATTGATGTTGCTAGAGATAAACTGCATATACTACGTAAAGGTCCAGTTCTAGAAAAAGAGGTGTACAGTACATGGGAGGACTGA
- a CDS encoding RNA methyltransferase → MGGLIVTCARHFEPDACDEIEKTLEQMGDKSAIAHTTSMSGIITVDTELDPQKIVENMRDLIDDEPWLVRYVMRVIPILQWIESNKDEIVSKVLQMSEKLLPNKLSYRITIEKRNSILSSRDLISAIAEKIPNKVSLENSEAIVLIQILGTRTGISVMRAPAILSVSRQKRLELD, encoded by the coding sequence ATGGGAGGACTGATTGTCACATGTGCAAGGCATTTTGAACCTGATGCGTGCGATGAGATTGAAAAAACACTTGAACAGATGGGAGATAAATCTGCAATAGCACATACAACGTCAATGTCTGGAATAATAACAGTAGATACAGAACTAGATCCACAAAAGATAGTGGAGAATATGCGTGATCTCATAGACGATGAACCGTGGTTGGTGCGTTATGTAATGCGTGTAATTCCAATTCTGCAATGGATAGAATCCAATAAAGATGAAATTGTATCCAAAGTACTCCAAATGTCGGAAAAACTTTTGCCCAACAAACTCTCTTACCGTATCACTATAGAAAAACGTAATTCTATACTCTCTTCACGTGATCTTATTTCAGCTATTGCAGAAAAAATACCAAATAAAGTATCACTAGAAAATTCCGAGGCCATAGTTTTAATCCAAATACTTGGAACAAGAACTGGTATTTCAGTAATGCGTGCACCAGCTATACTTAGTGTAAGCAGACAAAAACGCCTAGAGTTAGACTAG
- a CDS encoding sulfur carrier protein ThiS: MITVKMLGGAKKAFGTDSMQVDRDDITVAELLNVLDGLKSDSSDGIEPKNTLVAINGAEISSSGGVNARVCSGDVVSIIPVVHGGETKLRHTVFEIKGMHLEAYWIGRIKGDAGTYIDRLRTDFPRLVIQAVASRCVLGPSHIEKIAAISLRAYKKDLLLSKKLEIDMLLRFAGTTQISKAIKRVGAKSGLGFVLLVIGSVAQCKKLYSKIDSEEIGCPIPTHAEIAKMFGIDKKEEDACSGGLEDVLVERAAILV, from the coding sequence ATGATAACCGTAAAGATGTTAGGTGGAGCAAAAAAAGCCTTTGGTACAGACAGTATGCAAGTGGATAGAGATGATATTACCGTTGCAGAACTGTTGAACGTTTTAGATGGACTCAAATCAGATAGTTCAGATGGCATAGAACCAAAAAACACTTTGGTGGCAATAAATGGGGCAGAGATCTCTTCTTCGGGCGGAGTAAATGCAAGAGTTTGCAGTGGCGATGTTGTGAGTATCATACCAGTAGTTCATGGAGGTGAGACAAAACTACGACATACCGTATTTGAAATAAAAGGGATGCATTTAGAGGCATATTGGATTGGACGCATAAAGGGGGATGCTGGAACATATATTGACAGACTGCGTACAGATTTTCCAAGACTTGTCATACAGGCAGTTGCATCTAGATGCGTGCTTGGACCATCACACATTGAAAAGATTGCCGCGATATCATTAAGAGCATACAAAAAAGATCTTTTGTTGTCAAAAAAACTAGAGATCGATATGTTACTTCGATTTGCTGGAACCACACAGATTTCTAAAGCGATAAAACGTGTAGGTGCAAAATCTGGCCTCGGATTCGTATTATTGGTCATAGGTTCAGTAGCACAATGCAAAAAGCTATACTCCAAGATTGACAGTGAAGAGATTGGATGCCCCATACCCACACATGCTGAGATTGCAAAGATGTTTGGTATAGATAAAAAGGAAGAGGATGCATGCAGTGGTGGGTTGGAAGATGTGCTTGTAGAACGTGCTGCTATTCTAGTCTAA
- a CDS encoding Ribosomal protein S17E — MTFVDRIRKISNKVLEENRSNFGINFDENKVALESLSIIRSKSLKNKITGHITRSIKKEIYEKEEKAKREKIATEKPKAVSKSQTEEE, encoded by the coding sequence ATGACATTTGTGGATAGGATAAGAAAAATCTCCAATAAAGTATTGGAAGAAAACAGGTCAAATTTTGGCATAAACTTTGATGAAAACAAAGTTGCCCTCGAGTCATTATCTATTATACGCTCAAAAAGTCTCAAAAACAAAATTACTGGACACATAACAAGATCGATTAAAAAGGAAATATATGAAAAAGAAGAAAAAGCAAAACGCGAAAAGATAGCCACAGAAAAACCCAAAGCTGTATCAAAAAGCCAAACCGAAGAAGAATAG
- a CDS encoding TatD-related DNase — protein MRQIRRFIQTTDIDTKRMISNVHLYDTHIHLTDPEYTPYMDTIVRGMSKTHTVACCVSMDESDSEQTLNLADKYDSILAFVGIHPEKAVGGCGELLRIIDENAKHISGIGEIGLDPTLAKDRTEYNEQMRIFDELLEAAEKHRKPISIHSRKSVDDVLDALSTHSIHSACLHWYDGNKKQLRRAVDEGLYLGYGPVMVYANDKKSLLEKTPRDQILVETDGPVRFSRCFGMRSAQVSFIPSVIYAASQVLDQTYTETEQIVQKNSERFLGLGV, from the coding sequence ATGCGACAAATAAGGCGATTTATACAGACCACGGATATAGATACAAAACGTATGATCTCTAATGTACACTTGTATGATACTCATATACATCTGACCGATCCAGAATATACTCCATACATGGATACAATAGTACGCGGCATGTCAAAAACACATACTGTTGCCTGTTGTGTTTCCATGGACGAATCTGACTCGGAGCAAACTCTCAATCTTGCAGATAAATATGATTCAATACTTGCATTTGTTGGCATTCATCCAGAAAAGGCAGTAGGAGGATGCGGTGAACTTTTACGTATCATTGACGAGAATGCAAAACATATCAGTGGAATAGGTGAGATCGGTCTTGACCCTACGTTGGCCAAAGATAGAACAGAGTATAATGAACAAATGCGAATTTTTGACGAGTTGTTAGAGGCTGCTGAAAAACACCGTAAACCGATCTCCATTCATTCAAGAAAGAGTGTAGATGATGTGTTGGATGCACTCTCTACACATTCGATACATTCTGCATGCTTGCACTGGTATGATGGAAACAAAAAACAGCTTCGGCGTGCAGTGGATGAGGGATTGTACCTTGGATATGGTCCGGTCATGGTGTATGCAAATGATAAAAAGAGTCTACTTGAAAAAACACCAAGAGATCAGATACTTGTGGAAACAGACGGTCCAGTCAGATTTTCTAGGTGTTTTGGTATGAGATCTGCTCAAGTCTCGTTTATTCCAAGTGTCATATACGCTGCATCGCAGGTTTTGGATCAAACATATACAGAGACAGAACAGATTGTACAGAAAAACTCTGAACGTTTTTTGGGTCTAGGCGTATAG
- a CDS encoding Archaeal histone → MKSSELGLLPMYRLLKKSGAHRISEESAEELRRVTEDVAAAVAKSAVDLCKHAGRRTIKSEDVKLASKTILKT, encoded by the coding sequence ATGAAGTCCTCAGAACTTGGTCTGCTACCCATGTATCGACTACTCAAAAAATCTGGAGCCCATCGCATAAGCGAAGAATCTGCTGAAGAGCTACGTCGTGTAACCGAAGATGTGGCAGCGGCCGTTGCAAAAAGCGCAGTGGATTTATGCAAACATGCAGGCCGTAGAACTATAAAATCCGAAGACGTTAAACTTGCCTCAAAGACAATTCTGAAAACATAA
- a CDS encoding Winged helix-turn-helix protein, with translation MMIVADLLSLTKNSGMDGIKPTTLLVKANLSHSRLSKLTTNLIGAGLLTKITYDGKNTFVITERGSTYLEQYEKFVDIAESFGLEM, from the coding sequence ATGATGATAGTTGCAGATCTCTTGTCTCTGACAAAAAATTCTGGCATGGATGGAATAAAACCGACGACGCTTCTTGTTAAAGCAAATCTGTCACATTCACGTCTCTCAAAGCTTACCACAAATTTGATCGGAGCAGGTCTTTTGACAAAGATTACATATGATGGCAAAAATACTTTTGTGATAACAGAGCGCGGTTCCACATATCTAGAACAATATGAAAAATTTGTTGACATTGCAGAGTCTTTTGGACTCGAGATGTAA
- a CDS encoding putative membrane protein gives MIHNAPPAHTQKIGQPNSDFCGISVVNAKIVPPISANPTNSRALIISVSSTYILKSYIFFLHTRFMGKYAMVVLAFLIAGMIIASTSKPFNHSMFYSMLVGAVGIIGYTTWHNRKEHQRIRRERRRSKK, from the coding sequence ATGATACACAATGCACCACCAGCGCACACCCAAAAGATCGGCCAACCAAATTCAGATTTTTGTGGAATCAGTGTCGTAAATGCCAAGATTGTGCCACCAATTAGTGCAAATCCCACCAATTCAAGAGCTTTGATCATATCCGTATCTAGTACGTATATACTAAAAAGTTATATCTTTTTTCTACATACAAGATTTATGGGAAAATATGCTATGGTTGTACTAGCTTTTCTAATAGCAGGTATGATAATAGCATCCACTTCAAAGCCATTTAACCATTCGATGTTTTATTCAATGCTTGTAGGTGCTGTTGGCATCATAGGCTATACTACATGGCACAACAGAAAAGAGCATCAACGTATAAGAAGAGAAAGGCGCAGATCAAAGAAATAG
- a CDS encoding phosphoglucomutase/phosphomannomutase alpha/beta/alpha domain I translates to MKKTISGIRGIVGDDLLIPDVINFCNNFCALIDSECVMARDTRPSGMMLKEVACASILQNGTNVLDLGIAPTPVVFWEAKKHGAGVIVTSSHNPLEWNGLKFIVNGRGINQEQLHTIQTKQDLPKTKHGTELPFESSYVDSAAALVGRKCNNKVIVDIGGGAAVNTAPELLNALGCKVHTINTNLSKSTRGPDPTVEPLTELVDASSKYGMGFAFDLDGDRMVLAVDGKKQSPDATLALGVVKALDLGITKFVLSIDTSIAVEKIILDRGASVTRSKVGEANVVEEMMQTSAQAGGEGSSGGFILPEFNYCRDGILTAGFIATMDDKDMYSTLSMVSKYSQSREKVKVKSSLHNLVLEKVATMMEKQYGQIVTLDGIKVMVDENSWILVRRSNTEDVIRVSAESLDVNRSIKLVSKVKRMVLDAVGT, encoded by the coding sequence ATGAAAAAAACCATATCGGGAATCCGTGGAATCGTCGGCGACGATCTTTTGATACCTGACGTGATAAATTTTTGCAATAATTTTTGTGCACTGATAGATTCTGAATGTGTGATGGCACGTGATACACGACCAAGTGGTATGATGTTAAAAGAAGTAGCATGTGCTTCTATATTACAAAACGGCACGAATGTGTTGGATTTGGGAATTGCTCCAACTCCTGTGGTGTTTTGGGAAGCAAAAAAACATGGTGCTGGAGTAATAGTTACCTCCTCACACAATCCTCTTGAATGGAATGGTTTGAAATTCATAGTCAACGGACGAGGCATAAATCAAGAACAGCTACACACTATACAGACAAAACAAGACCTACCAAAAACAAAACACGGTACCGAATTACCATTTGAATCCTCGTATGTGGATAGTGCTGCTGCATTGGTTGGCAGAAAATGTAACAACAAAGTCATAGTTGATATCGGAGGAGGTGCTGCAGTAAATACTGCTCCAGAACTGTTGAATGCATTGGGATGCAAAGTGCATACAATAAACACAAATCTTTCTAAATCAACACGCGGTCCAGATCCTACAGTAGAACCACTTACAGAGCTTGTGGATGCTAGCTCTAAATACGGAATGGGATTTGCCTTTGATCTTGACGGAGACAGAATGGTGCTTGCAGTTGACGGAAAAAAACAATCTCCTGATGCTACACTCGCACTAGGCGTTGTAAAAGCACTAGATTTAGGAATAACAAAATTCGTATTGAGCATAGATACAAGCATCGCAGTTGAAAAAATCATCCTTGATAGAGGCGCTAGCGTAACACGATCAAAAGTAGGTGAAGCCAACGTAGTCGAAGAGATGATGCAGACTAGCGCGCAAGCGGGTGGAGAAGGTAGTAGTGGAGGATTTATTCTTCCAGAGTTTAATTATTGTCGAGACGGCATACTAACTGCAGGTTTTATTGCAACTATGGATGATAAAGATATGTATTCCACATTGAGTATGGTATCAAAGTACAGTCAGTCTAGAGAAAAAGTAAAAGTAAAATCATCATTACATAATCTTGTGCTTGAAAAAGTTGCAACTATGATGGAAAAACAGTATGGACAAATTGTAACATTAGATGGAATAAAGGTAATGGTCGATGAGAACAGCTGGATACTAGTGCGCAGATCCAACACTGAAGATGTCATACGCGTATCTGCAGAATCTCTTGATGTGAACAGATCGATAAAACTTGTATCCAAAGTCAAAAGGATGGTGCTTGATGCAGTTGGCACTTGA
- a CDS encoding thiamine-monophosphate kinase (thiL), with product MQLALDENTITRIMRDAFKVRTLRNDTEYALIDGKGLTVAIDTITASSDIPKGMRLYDAARKSVVACVSDFAAKGIKPQFGVVTITIPSSFTVKSTRDLASGIASAAKKFDLKILGGDTSFGELSISVCLFGYSKNPVGRDGAKIGDGIFATGWFGYSAAGLHLALSRKKPIGLFEIRAKKAFCTPNARLEFGIAASKHFSSSIDSSDGLAESLYELAQASGKQFLLEKIPTPLGLVEFAKKYRVKSNDLLFYGGEEYELVFTVPQKQWSIIHRLAIKHRVSLTRIGTVRSGKDIYLKHSSKTTKIFKHS from the coding sequence ATGCAGTTGGCACTTGATGAGAATACTATAACAAGAATTATGCGAGATGCATTCAAAGTTCGTACACTAAGAAACGATACAGAGTATGCACTCATAGATGGAAAAGGTCTTACAGTAGCAATTGATACGATAACTGCATCATCTGATATTCCAAAGGGAATGCGATTGTATGATGCGGCTAGAAAGAGTGTTGTTGCATGCGTTAGTGATTTTGCAGCAAAAGGGATAAAACCACAGTTTGGAGTCGTCACCATCACAATACCATCTTCTTTTACTGTAAAATCCACAAGGGATCTAGCATCTGGAATTGCATCTGCAGCAAAAAAATTTGATTTGAAAATACTCGGAGGCGATACAAGCTTTGGCGAGCTCTCGATAAGTGTCTGTTTGTTTGGATATTCAAAGAATCCGGTTGGACGAGACGGCGCTAAAATTGGAGATGGAATATTTGCCACTGGATGGTTTGGCTATTCTGCAGCTGGATTACATCTAGCTCTTTCTAGAAAAAAACCCATAGGATTATTTGAAATCCGCGCAAAAAAGGCATTTTGTACTCCAAATGCAAGACTAGAGTTTGGTATTGCTGCATCCAAACACTTTAGCTCCTCTATCGACTCTAGCGATGGACTAGCTGAATCATTATATGAACTAGCACAAGCAAGTGGAAAACAATTCTTGTTAGAAAAGATTCCAACACCTCTAGGTCTTGTAGAATTTGCAAAAAAATACCGGGTAAAATCAAATGATCTATTATTTTACGGTGGAGAAGAGTATGAGCTTGTCTTTACAGTACCACAAAAACAATGGTCAATTATACATCGTTTGGCCATAAAACATAGAGTTTCTTTGACTCGAATAGGAACCGTAAGATCAGGCAAGGATATTTATCTAAAACACAGTTCAAAAACAACAAAGATTTTCAAACATAGTTAG
- a CDS encoding enoyl-CoA hydratase: MSLITSSISEGICTVTINRPEKLNAMNTKVAKEIVDIFKDLGSNDDVKVIIITGAGEKAFSAGADIEYMSEITPDESVQYAKLGQLGNCYR, translated from the coding sequence GTGTCACTCATAACATCATCCATATCAGAAGGCATCTGTACTGTAACAATCAACCGTCCAGAAAAACTAAATGCCATGAATACAAAAGTAGCAAAGGAAATTGTGGATATTTTCAAAGATTTAGGATCAAACGATGATGTCAAAGTAATCATCATAACTGGAGCTGGAGAAAAAGCATTCTCTGCTGGAGCTGACATTGAATACATGTCAGAGATCACACCAGATGAATCCGTCCAATATGCAAAACTTGGACAGCTGGGTAACTGCTACCGTTGA
- a CDS encoding enoyl-CoA hydratase: MQQILQEWDNQEVTIGIPPGWGGTQRLMRIIGIAKAKELVYTGKIIKAIEAKEIGLVNHVYPHESLMEEATNMAKAIAKNSAIGVQMSKTAINHGRNADLETGLGLELLAWRNCFTHEDRKNLMTAFVNKQK, from the coding sequence TTGCAGCAGATACTGCAAGAATGGGACAACCAAGAAGTTACCATAGGAATTCCACCAGGATGGGGAGGAACACAACGTTTGATGAGAATTATAGGTATTGCAAAAGCAAAAGAACTTGTCTATACTGGAAAAATAATCAAAGCTATAGAAGCCAAAGAGATTGGACTTGTAAACCATGTATATCCACATGAATCGCTCATGGAAGAGGCGACAAACATGGCAAAGGCCATAGCTAAAAACTCTGCAATTGGAGTCCAGATGTCAAAGACTGCAATAAACCATGGAAGAAATGCCGATCTAGAGACCGGACTTGGTTTAGAACTTTTGGCATGGCGTAACTGCTTTACACACGAAGATCGCAAAAATCTTATGACTGCGTTTGTCAACAAACAAAAATAA